Below is a genomic region from Sander vitreus isolate 19-12246 chromosome 15, sanVit1, whole genome shotgun sequence.
GTCTAGTTATTTGTTCTCCAAATTTGTCGCCACCCCCAAATCTAAAAACTTGGTAAAGCACACACATCGTTATTGTATTTGTTATAATTTGAATTAGTGCCCTCAAATCCTTTTCCCtggaatttgtttttctttcataatCACTATCAGTTACAGCTGCAAcctacatttcaaaataatgtgatttaaaagtcattttttggtATATTAAGTAATAGGCCTACATATTTAAAGATAGATTACCACCAAAATCTCCTCCAAGTTTATGACATTTTAGAATGTATAGTGGTCGATTATAGCCTAATAAATTTAGAGCTTAAAAGAAAAATCAGGGGCAAGGATTTTGGGGCTCTACAGGTTTCTAAACTTTGGGTTATGTTGAGATTCGGGGACTTTGCATCTTACTAATAAAGGCAGGAATCTCTGTGAGTAGTGAGTCTGTCCGGCGGTCTGTCCTGAGAGTGTGGTGACCTGCGCCGGTGCGAAAGACATCACACGCAGCATGCTGTTGTAAAGCCACTGAAGTCAGCGGCAAACCATCTGCAGtaggctttatttttttttctcacacacacttccaaTAAATACACAGCTTCACTGTGCGACATTTTATGGCACCCGTCACGCTTCTCAAAAACTCCCGACATGGTTCTGCAAACAGTTCAATGGTTAACGAACTCCAACAGCCAGCgtggctgtctgtctctcgctacgtttacacgtggccggctattttcataaacagacatttcaccctctccgttttcaaaaataacatggtgcacacctgtcagttttcagaaaagtgttagTTTACACAAACCCATGTATATATGCCATCAAGAGCATGCATGTAGGtggctcaagcccacgttagccaatcagaatcccgaaaatagcaacaacatcaacgaatcacttcctctttcgAACAAAGATGGCGCCAGGTATCcgtcggctgcctaaacctcagtttttctcagtttacatgcaaacatgcaaacgaagttttccaaaatctccactctggcccgagtttttagaaagaatcgttttcagaggcgaattctccgtttgcgtgtaaatgATGGGCACAAACGAatgaaatgtctccgtttttcaaaataaccatgtacgtgtaaacggggtatTTGGTGTGTGTCAGACATCCCAGGTCTCAGCACACTACTGCATTTGAAGGGACAGTAGGCCTATAGTTAGTTAATGAGCACCAGCTATGTCAATCAACTCACCTGGCCCTGCTAATGAGCCATCCCCACACCTCGCTCCCCTGCCGCTGTAAGCAAAGCATGCCCACATCCACAAATAGGCTACCTCTGCTGAGGACTCGGGTAACTTCAAAGCTGCATTCATAATCATATAACCAGGGGTTAAAGTAGCCCGGGATGACCCAGAACTGCTCCGGCACCTTCGATTAATAAGTAAATAAAGGCACTTGTGTTTTTTATCACATAATGATGATACATATCACATCAAATCTTGTGAAATCAGTTTGACTAAAATGTTGTCATATTTTAATTGTtatattttgtgagtaaaatctgaatctgcaatttaaccagtaacatttctctgtcaggtaaatgtagtaggcTAGTAgcttacaatgttttcctctaaaGTAGAAGtaagtaagtcagtagtagccTATACAGTTGCATATTAACCTTCTGTAAGCTTTTTCAAGGTACagtggttctggagaaagctgcaagcgggcactgcactagtgaCTTTAACATACTTCAACAAAGAAGTATGCCTTAaaaggatgttttattttgaaatccatGTCCTGAAGTGATGTTTACTTTATCGTGGATGACTTGACAGTGGTCTGACACTGACAGAGTGCAGACCCCCATCAGTCTACGCTGCTTCACTCCACatcacaagtctctgagctcAAAATAGCAgcatccccatctctctctctctctctctctctctctctctctctctctctctctctctctctctctctggctgccATCACACTTTTGGAGTATTATTTcaatctatatacagtatgatacGCTTTAAAATGGCACCCTTGtcttgtggttgtgtgtgtgtgtgtgtgtgtgtgtgtgtgtggggggtgacATTGTCCCCTTTAAATCTTtcagaaaataaacatttttggtTTGTATGTTGAAGCAGTTTCTTTGTTAATGCATGTTTTCACGTTTTTTCATGTTCTTTTTCAGTCTTATGACTTGGACTCAATACTCCCTTTTTCTCAATATGTCTCCAACACCACTGGCAATACTGATATGATATGAGTATGTGTTCAGTGGTTCAGTCTGTAAAGGGTGTTTGGAGATCAGAGGGAACGTGGCTTTACAGTcctgacagacaggcagaggtgATTGTTCTGTGTTTTGTCTCATTGGCCTTGATGAAATGAGGGCTAAAATTAACTAAGGAGCACACATGCCTTCCCATGACCTCTTGGTGTGAGGGCCAAGTAAGACAGGAATGTGCACTAAAGATGGCAGCGAAAGACAAAGAGCGTTGGCATCAACACTGGATGATACGTGTGAGTTTGTAGGACCTGCTGCAGCATCCCACTGATTATTTATGTGAACTgaaaagtcaaacatttaagTTTATTACTTTACCAAGAACGTTGTTTTCTGTCccatttgtctttttgtttgtgtatttattagTCAGCAGGATATCTTAAACTTGAAATTCACATGAAAAATATTTGTGGATTCACATCCATATGGTGATCCAGGAATATTTAGAAATGCTTGtcattttgtaaaattgtaacTGCACTAACTAAATTAAATACATTACTCATTTAATGAAAAAGTGCTGTTTCATTATCGATGAATTttgttttctcaattaatcgatcAATTGTTTGATCcataaaatgtatgcaaatgtcCCAATTTCTTTCTAAGGAGACCCTTCAGCTGGCTTGTTGTATCTACCagcagtccaaaacacaaacatatttagtttacagtcacgttaaataaacaaaagcagCATATCCAAACAACTAAGAACCTTGAACTAGGTAATTTGTGGCATTTGTGCTTGAAATATTACTTAAATAATTCATCGGTTATCCAAAAAGCTGCAGATTAATCAATTTATTGTTTTATCTGTAGAGTATTTCGATGTAGGCTCAAATCAGATGCAGATTAAATATTTCTAAACATTTgcaattattaaaaaacaatctGTGCAGCCTTGGCAGTGGTACAGTATGTGCTCTGATGTTGACGTTATTTGCCGCATTCATGAAAAGCATCAGCAGAATTTGTTAGGGAAGTAAGGAATGGCTTGATGAGAGAAAACTGTAATGAACTCATATCACAATTAAGGGTATTTGCATCTTGCCTGAACACTTTCTGGAAGTCCATGCTTGTGTATTTCAACAAAAAGTGTTGGCATTTTCTAACAAGACTGGGTGACCGTGTGTATTCATGTTTTCTGTAGCTTACATGACAGCTGTTGTCACCTCGCACCCGCTGTGGAAAGATAATGAGCTTAGAAATTCCCATCCTTACCCCTTCCCGGCCCTGTGGAACAGCTTTGGATGGGAAAGTGTTTTCGAGCCAGAAGCCAGGGCCAGGGCCCCGACCGCCTGAGAGTTTTATCAGCCTGGAATTCCTTCAGCTCCGGGTTGACTCCTGTGCAGACCTAAGACCCGCCATTTCTCTGATAAGAGCTGGGCAAAACCAAACATACtgttctttacacacacacacacacacacacacacacacacacacacacacacacacacacacacacacacacacacacacacacacacactcagttacTGAGTCACacctcaacacacacatcatcCCAAAGAATGATGCGTTTATATGTAAGAATGTCTGCATTTCTCTCAAATATACTGGAGCTCAGGACAAAAACATGTACATGCTGGTGGGAAGCTTATACTGGACTTCCATGTTGGGTCTTTAAAAGCCTTGAAGTCACTTTTAATTTCGAACCACatttacacaaatgttttgtttggccAACTATACTCATGCTTAGATGCCTTTGTAGTTTTGACTATATTGAGAAGGTTTCTGATGTCATCATTACTTTCTTGTTAAAGTAGCAGATagaggatgaaaaaaaaaatcaaacacagTATATCATATAGCACATAAACACTGCTTGtatccacaaaaacaaaactgtctgtTTGAACAGTTTGTTCAAGCTTTCCTAATTGGGAGACATTACAGTATTTGTTGTAGTGAAGGGAGCCAATCAGACCCAAGATGATTCAGAGAGTGCAACAGCTCTTAAAAAGGATGTGTTTATGAAATGCAGTAACAAAACTTACAGAATGTTCTCCTGTTttcaagtctgtcttaaaacaattCTCACTTACCCACACTGAATCAGCTTTTGCGTGCTGTATTCATTCCTCCCTGCTGGCTGTGAAGAAAACTCTTTCTAACATTCTTCCAATGGAAGAGAGGTGTGGGACAAAATCCAGAGTCCTTGTTTGTGCAAAAATATATTCCAAAGTTTATCTGAAGTTATTATGAGGCTTCAGCAGTTTGACATATCAAGACATATCAAGTGTGTATCTTCCACAGATAAAGTCTTTTAAGTATTAAAAAGAGTGTCGGCTGTGAATcacttattttaaaatgacCTTGCTACAGCAATAATACTAATTTGAAAAAGTGTGGAACTATTCTTTAACCACTCAAACAAACCAAATTGAAATCCAAAGTTAAAGGACGTGATCAATTAAATTCCTAGATTATTATCCCTTGAAATCTTTAATTCAGAGCACTTATGTAATCTTTTCTGTACTGTAAGTCTCCTTTTGAATAAAACTGGTGAAGTGACACTGTAGTAAACACAACTTGAGTTCAGGTGTTTGACAATCCAGTGCAGGTGTTAATCTGTATCTCAGGCAACACAATTTTTGGCCAAAATGATCTGTCTTCTGGATATACAGTATCACTCATAATGAGAATATTAGAGGAAGTGAAGCTATCTGCTCAACAATACAGCCTTGCTGACAGGCATAAACAATCAGTTATGATGAATAacagtgtctgtctgctgctgtCATTCCTCTAGTAGCCTAAAGTAAACTGTCAGCATATGTGACATTCATTTCAGTCAGATGAAAGCTGAAGGTTGGAATCAACTGTTaaatttatgtttttcttcttttcttcaatAATGGCTATTTTAACAGAGATATAAACCGTATAATTCAGacaataaatgtattgttgACATTTGAAATACTTTTGGCCACTTTCTACTCTTTTGGTTGTCATTCTGGTTGAAACCTTGAACAGTGTTTTGTTCTCCATGTACAAAACAAACCCTTTATACAAAATAACATCTATTTATAAAGAGGATTTTCTAAAACCTATAAGCATCAAAGACCATTCAGAAATATGAGGTGCTTCTCATGTCGCTTAAATAGCCTTcagtcctccacttgcctcccttcctcgaggaggcacgggagagatgCGAGGAAATCatcggaggagagaggaaacaagcaaatgtgttttagagggatgagaggTCCTTTCCTCTGGAGCGTCACATGAATACGTCAGCTGTGTGGGTGGATTTAGCAACTCCAttagctgcacggcttccgggaaggctgctcttgtgtatcctcgcctatagctcctctgTGATCCCTCCTCAATGCTCGCTCCTCGATCCTttgggcagaaataagagctttgaaaCAGCCTTCatcgaggagggacagaacaacttccggttcagctgaggaccgaggagtcgaggagacATCAAATAAGGGCCATGAGATGCAGCTATAGAGAAGTCCTCTCAGCAATCTGACTGCACCCAATCAAGCTTTTGTGGCAGATTATAAACTTTTAAACGgttgtgtaatgtgtatgtgCCAGTATTGAATCATAAGCAAAAGGAACAGGACTACGAACATATGAACTATAAAAATGGATGGAAAGCTTgctagaaacaaaacaaaaggcatCAActctaacaaaaaaaatgttttattgttaacaTGATATCATAGCGCGTAGCATTGGTCAAAACTAATGTTACATTCACATCTGCAGAGGTGTCTTACCAAATAAAAAAGCAAGATTCATCTGTGTCTTTGCTACAAGACGAGGAGTCAGAGATTCTATCTAAGATCGATATTCAAAAACAAAGTGAATACAAGAGAGGGTTGCATGTTATTGGGAGAAACAGGAGAAGGGGTTGAGTGACACGAGTGGAAGATGTGGAGCCAGGGGAGAAGGTGTGAGGCACATGTGAATACAAATCCACAGCGTGTCCTTGGTGACGAGCACAGAGACCGCCAGCTTCGGCCTAGCACCACTCTCATTAGTGGCAGGACCTGTCAGCACGGCTTCATTCAGCAGGACTTCCAACAAAGCAGGAGACTGGGATTGCAGTGTTTGAGCTGTGAcgtccatccgtccatccatccatccatccatccaatcaGCCTCCCATCCTCCCTTGCCTTTTTACCCCAGCATACtccctttcaaaataaaacaaataaaggtATCTGGTGCTGTGGGTTTTCTTGCAGGTTATCTCACTCTCCGCTGTCTCGGTGTCTCACCCTCTGCTATCAGCCAATCACTACGGAAATTAGCCGGTGAATTTGGAGAAGGGAGGTTGGTGGATTAACTGGAGGCTGGAGGACACATCATCATCTTCCGAACACCTACTCCACACCTGGCTCTGTCCCTATCACCCCTGCTGGATAAGTAGACATGCCCTGACGCATCCTGGTGTCAAAAAATGTCTTATCAGGTTGTGTAAAAGAGAGGACACCAAGAGCTGAGTGTGAGATGAATGAAGGATGCAGAAGAGCAGATGTAAAGTGATGGTGGAAAGTTGTTCTTGTTTATTTTGGCTCATTAGACATCCCCTCAGGACTGTGTAGGTTTATACAGACTCCTCTGACTGTTGTTAGTTTTGCTGTTGATGGGACAACTTTTTAGTATGCAACAGTATGCAATTGACATCACTGTAAATGTTGCCGTTGGTGCAGTCACGTGGTAAAAGCACACACACCTAAAATAGGTTATGCAAATGACTGCGCAAATAGATTTAGACAGAATTCAGAATGTTTTTTATACAAACCGCTAAGTGGTGCTCCAATTTCGTGAGATAACTGGAATCCTGATGCCAAAACTCATATATCAAAGATCATACCTTTAATTCATTTTGGACTGTGCAGTGATTTCATCTCAATTGCCTGTCAGCTGTCTTTGTCTGATGTCCTCGTGATTTTGATATTGCTGACTGATCTTGCTTGACTCTTGAGCACCTTTGGGCTTTGTCTAGTGTTTTCCCCTGGTGTCAGTAAAGAAACATACAGTGAACTCAATCACAATGTCTACAGATCACCAACTGTCCAGTATGTCGTACACAACATTTGTCATCTCCTGGTTTTGCAGTTTTACCCATCAAAAGCAGGTTGTTTGGCCACCTAGTGAGGTTGAGGGTTGTGTGAAAAAGTAACATGGACACATGAGTTTGATGATCTGCGCAAACTCCCAGCATAGCTCCACTCAACTTCAATCTGAGCACACGTCTAATTAGCTACAAGTGATGCCCTATTCGAAAACACCTGCAGGTAATATAAGCAGCAACACACGAGTAGAGGTGGCTGCTGCTACAACAAAAGGAATGTAATTCAAAATAGCACCAGGCAAGGGTTAAATAAAAACAGCCCAAATTCACCTGACGTTCTGCCAAAAGCTGCTCTAACATACACATACCTCTCAATCCTACCCTAAATCCAATTCTGACGTCAGCAAAACCACAACTCCCTCTTGTACTTCCCTTGCCACATTTCACATACACATAACCACACGTCAACCTCCACCATGCTACATATTAGCTGAAGATATTAGCTCGCAACTCCACAACTGTTTCAAGGCATCTTCTAAGGCAGCTAATCTGAAACAATGCTAGAGAATCTGGTCTGTCAGTCAAAATTAAAATTACAGACAAATTATAAACAGGTTATCAGTGATTTCCATTACTTTTTACTGGAACAGGCTACAGACCATTTAAGATGAGTGATCTACATCCTACTCACAAAAGCTGAACATAGATGTTTTGGCAGACATTCTATTCTAATGAGGGCGTCCAGGAGTATTTAATGGGAATGTCATGGTTGTGGGGCAGTAAACAGATTAGCATGCAGGTGATgatgaaaggagagaaaaatgaaataatgtaaTGACTGATGAGGCAGCTTTGGGGTttggaaacaaaacacaaaattgtAGTAATCCTCAGATCATGACCGAGGACTGAACTTTACGGAAGATCTTTATGTTCAGTTGTTGATTCCTTAAtgatctgaaaaaaaaagacatcagaattaaaaacagaaaaaaaaagaaagaaaaatcccTAGTGAGTTTTTGCTGCTAATGGCATCAGGTGTGCTAAGTGAATGAGTGTGAAAACTTGCAGAAGGGTTCAACATTGCCCTCCAGAGGGAAATGGTGAGAAGTGCATGATCGGCCtgcttcagtgtgtgtgagtttaaCTGTGTTGTTTTGTAAAAGCACATACCTCCCCATCTCTGGTCTCCACAGTTCGAACCAGGATGCTCCTCTTCACGTGGGCCTCTGGGGTTTTAGTGTCCAGATTGGTTTCTAAATGATGAATAGAGGAAAATATAGTGCAATCCaagaaatacatacatacaaatgcaTACTTTATTATTATGTTCAAAGATGTTTTACTCAGCTATCAGGTATACAGTAAATGCAGTATACTTAGTATACTGTGACCCTCtccaaaaaaatctaaatcttcTGGGAAAATTAGAATACCCATTGTTGCAAAATATGACATTCAGGAAGTATGTAAGATACTAAGGGAGATAGCCAggattttgtttagttttttcagacattttagatAGCAAACAGTGACATGACAGGAAAATTTGGGGAAGAGAGACAGGGAACTACATGCAACAATGGGGAGGTGGTTTGTCACATTTGATACTGACCTCTAAACTGCAGGTTGGAAAAGCTCTGAACCGGAATGGTGATCCtgaaggaagaagaaggatgaatATCTACTATCATGACTTGTTTACATTTGTTGGTTGTGTCAAACCCAACCGATCTGCCAAGCTGTGGCTCACCTGCTCTCCTCCCCCTCTAGCAGCTTCCTGTAGGTGGCAATCTCGATATCCAGGGCCAGCTTGACGTTGAGGAGGTCCTGGTACTCCTGCAGGTGTCTCGCCATCTCCTCCTTCAGCGCGTGGATGTCCTCCTCCAGATGGCTCACTGTATCCTGGTAACCAGTAGTCTCCATGGCGAAGCGGTCCTCAAGCTCCCGGAGCTGGCGTTCCAGAGACTCGTTCTCAAAGAGAAGAGACAAGGTGGAGTGATGAACACCAACATCTAATGCAGCAGACTGTACTTTACTGAGGATTCATTTTAATGTTCCAATCAGATCATTTTAAAGGCCATTTATGCTGCCAACACTGACTGATACTGTTTGTTTTACTACTACTGCTATATCTACTTCTACTACTATGTCTGCTACTATAATCTACAAGACAATAATCCTAATTTACAGGCAAGACACCCATGTTTTAACATGTAATTAAAGTTGAATTACGTGTCATTATCTTGCTGTCTATACAGgtttaaaatatgatttgtttaGTCCATAAGTAAAATTGGGGAATtgtaaataaaaagagcaaCATTTTCTACCCTGTTCATATGATGTGACTGTTAACTTCCTCAAAGTTGAGAGCCAGCACTTAAACCTGCTTCTCAGCTCCATTGTGctgccaaaacaaaaacattgtcacTGTCGTTTTACTGTCTGACTTCACTGTAATTTTGTGGCACCAAAATGTATCATTTAAATCATTTCAGGAATAAAATTGCCCAATTTTACACTAAATATGTAATTGATGAAGCTGCATCATGTTCATTTTATTAGAGATGGATTACACTAGCCAACATGTTCACAACACACAGTGTTTTTCTGGACTTACTGTTCCGCGGAGAGCCTCGAGATCGCAGGTCACCACCTGGATCTGACGCCGGTATTCATTGGCATCCTGTTTGGCCTGACGCAGGGCTTCTGCATTTCGATTGGCTGCATCTGTCAGGTCAGCAAACTGTGTACAAAGGTATATTAAAGTATATTACTCTACTTCTCAGTACTACACACTTCATGAAAGGCATATCTTTGAGTCCTCTGACCTTGGATCGGTACCAGTCCTCCGTCTCCTGCATATTTGAGGTGGCCATGGTTTCATACTGGACCCTGATGTCCCTTAGAGCAGCAGTCAGGTCTGGTTTGGATACATCCAAGTCAACATGCACCTGGTGGGCCATGATCTGCTCCTGTAACTCACGCAGCTCCTGGGAGGGGGAAAGGTAGTGGGAAAAGTGAAGACAAGTTCATGAGATGGTTAAATGTGGCACAGGTAGTGACAGTTAAAGTTGATTGagcatgttttttctttcaatgttatTCTTACCTCTTCATGAGTCTTCTTCAGAAAGTTGATTTCATCCTGCAGGGCATCGATCTTCCTCTCTAACTGAACACGATTGAGAGACGCCTCATCCACATCCTATGCAAAGAATGAGGCACATAGAGGAATGAGGGTGGTCTGtcagaataaataaattgcTTAGATTATGAATTTAAAGAAATATCAGCAGAATTACCTGTCTATAGGCATTCAAATTGTTCTCTGCATCCTGTCGGAGGCCAATCTCATCTTGCAACCTGATTTAGTCACATAAAAGGATTGAAAGCGTGAAATTAAAGTGTTTTGTAGGTGATCACTTGCAATGCTGAAATGATAAGATACATTTATGTTTCTTGCGGATCTttataaattacaaaaaaaaaacctaaataatcCCAACATTTTTTGTGTTGCTCTCATGCCTGGTAGtagccaaatgttttgtttccgCCTGCTGCTTTATGGCACAACATGAGTAAGAGAGAAACAAGCATACGGTTTTCTGCAATTCAAATGAGACTTTCCTGTATAATAAGAGCCACACTATGAAAACTGAAAACCTATATCAAGCATTGTGATCAGATTTTCACTGTGAGCTTCAATGCTGCTCCTTCTGCATCTGCTGCAGGAGAGGGCTGGGGCTCAGCTGAAAGGGCAACTAAATTATGCATCATTACACATTCCCTCCAATCTAACAGCCAGAGGCCTTTCCCACGGGAtggagttcacacacacacacacacacacacacacacacacacacacacacacacacacacacacacacacacacacacacacacacacacacacacacacacacacacacacacacacacacacacacacacaaacaaaaggtCTGGGCCATGGCAACATAAATGCCCAGACTTGGGGTAACATCTGTATAGCTTCACACAGAGTTTGCTGAATAGAGTAGAATCACAaaagtgacctttgaccttctCAGCCACGACCATCACTATTCACTCTCCGTTCTTTCAGGGGGCCGGCAGCTCCGTAGTAGTCAGAGGGTAGAGAGGGGCCTGAAGTAGACTTTTCCACCCTCAGGGACATTACATCAGTTATTCTCCTTCCCTAAATTCAATTATAGATTCATGCCACTTGTGCTCCTTAAAAGCTGTATATGTGATTGCAGTGAATCACTGTTTTGGAGTAACAGGGGACAAGAGAACATCTGCCTGGCTGTCTACTTCCTTTGTGGACGGCTGCCATTGTGTTAGCCTCATTCCTCCACACTCACTCAATGGCAACGAGGGGTTCAGTCAGGATCAAGTTTGTGAAGAGGGATCCAGGAGTAAAGCTCGGGTAGAGCACAGCGGTCTGCATTCCAACGAATGAGAGACAAACCaaatctgcatatgaatgcattcgtaattaaaaagaaaagaaaaaattctCAGCTATGCAACAAGCCTGTCTTATTTTGTTCTGAGAGACCTCAAAGCTATGCATACTGAATGTCTTTTTCCAGTCCTGGTATTTAACAAAATCCCAAAGCACATTTGTGAGCAAATCTGGATAGGGATAAATATTTTTGAGGAGGATGTAATTCTGGTGAAGCTTTGAACTAAAAAGATGCATAGAAGAAGTAgcgaaacaaaacaacataacaCTTCTTGGTCACTTTACAGGAGATAAATCAGATATTCAGTGGATAAAACCCAGATATCCACAAGAAGGGAGAAATCTGTTACATGTCTTTTTATTAGTCCAtctgaattaaaaaatataagaaatataaGCACCCTTGTGAAGGTATCTTTAAATGTCTATTTTTATTCTCCACAAAACTACATAGCCATAGAGCTGTTTTTTGTCCAAAGAAACTTCCAAAACGTTTTGTGCCAAATTTAAAATTAATGTATTTTCATCATCAGAAAGTACAAGTAAGCAAGCAAAATATGTAATGTGCAAAAGCCAGTGACATTAAGACACAAGTGCTGCTGTACATCAGACCAACATGACCCTCCACCCTACAGGAGTCCCACCCTGCTTCCTCCTACCTCTGCTTGAGCATGGTCAGATCTGCAGCCAAGTTGTCCTTCTCTATCTCCTGCCGAGCTTTGCCAGTAGTGAGACCGTCCACCTGCCTGCGCAGCTCTCTCAGCTCCTCCTGGTAGATTTCTCCCAGGCGGCTGGGCTCCTTCCCCTTCAGCTGGTTCAGCTCCGCCACCAGCACCTTGTTCTGCTGCTCCAACAGGCGCACCTTCTCTATGTAGCTGGCAAAACGGTCATTCAGGCCCATCATCTCCATTTTCTCATTGGTGCGTGTCTCCTTGTACTGGGCCTTCATCAGGGAGTCAGCTGGGAAGTCCAGCCGGTCCACAGGGCTCCCCAGGAGCAGGGCCGTGCTGGTTGAGCCGAAGGAGATCCGGGACATGGGGCTGGAGTGGGTGAGGTTGCGTGGGGTGCCATGCCAGGAGAGGCGGCCTGAAGAAAGGCTCCCAATTCGGACTCCTGTGCTGCCAGAGCCCTGAGGCCCAAATCGCTTCCTGTACGAGGACTGGGCTCTCTGACTTTCCATGATGGGGAATGAAGCTCACACAGGGCACAAACAGGGCTTTTATAGAGGCAGGGTGAACCCCCAAGTCCAAAGCAGAGAGGCCACAGGGTACGGCAGAGAGAAGGGAGGGTGGCAGGCAGGCAGTgaatgggacaaaaagagagagggaatgggTGGTTTACATGACACTCAAAGAGCTGTGTGCCAGGGATTGTCTGTGCTCGTCCACTCAACTACAAATGTCTCTTGCCCCCCCCTTTCTGCCTTCTCCCTCGCCCTctgactcactctctctctcttgctttcaCCCCTttatgtctttctctctttctttctgttccaGCTGAATGAAAAGGATTTTGTGTGACAGGGTCTGGCCACCAATTCAACCTGACCACACATGCTctctcacaaaaacagaaaacagaaagttTGAAGGAATAAAAGGATGGAGCTGTTGGGAAGAGATCTTCACACTCTAATCAAATAAAGCAACAGCAGATTGACAGATGAAGCAGATCAATTAAGgcatattaaatgttttggTGTGTTGCACAAAGTCCAACATATAAGCCTGCAGGATTTAGTGGAATTACACTTTGGTACTAAACACCTGCTTACTCTAATGGGATTCATGGAATTAGATTAGTCTTCATTAAATTCACAATTTTCAGTATAACTCTGTGTTCTTATCAGTTATCTCAGTTTTTTGCCCATTTCATTAACCATTTAAATCAGCTTTTAATTGTACCAATTATATATTTTGGTCAGGTGTTCAACACTAATACTTTTTATGCAC
It encodes:
- the gfap gene encoding glial fibrillary acidic protein; the encoded protein is MESQRAQSSYRKRFGPQGSGSTGVRIGSLSSGRLSWHGTPRNLTHSSPMSRISFGSTSTALLLGSPVDRLDFPADSLMKAQYKETRTNEKMEMMGLNDRFASYIEKVRLLEQQNKVLVAELNQLKGKEPSRLGEIYQEELRELRRQVDGLTTGKARQEIEKDNLAADLTMLKQRLQDEIGLRQDAENNLNAYRQDVDEASLNRVQLERKIDALQDEINFLKKTHEEELRELQEQIMAHQVHVDLDVSKPDLTAALRDIRVQYETMATSNMQETEDWYRSKFADLTDAANRNAEALRQAKQDANEYRRQIQVVTCDLEALRGTNESLERQLRELEDRFAMETTGYQDTVSHLEEDIHALKEEMARHLQEYQDLLNVKLALDIEIATYRKLLEGEESRITIPVQSFSNLQFRETNLDTKTPEAHVKRSILVRTVETRDGEIIKESTTEHKDLP